One genomic window of Candidatus Kuenenia stuttgartiensis includes the following:
- a CDS encoding PqqD family protein: MLELNYRVTPDPDVVITELEGKEAVLLHLGTKMYFTLNETGLRIWQMFSSGLTVGEISEIIKPKSCKQGKALLQE, from the coding sequence ATGCTGGAGTTAAATTATAGGGTAACGCCTGACCCTGATGTTGTTATTACTGAATTAGAGGGCAAAGAGGCCGTCCTTCTCCATCTGGGCACGAAGATGTACTTCACCTTAAATGAAACAGGACTGCGGATCTGGCAAATGTTCAGTAGCGGTCTTACGGTTGGAGAGATAAGCGAAATAATTAAACCTAAATCCTGCAAACAAGGCAAAGCCTTGTTGCAGGAATAG
- a CDS encoding radical SAM/SPASM domain-containing protein, whose translation MLLYSNTTMPGILIELTNRCNLSCHHCLDGRHSGDGDLKIEILERILRNARGHGFDYISFTGGEPTLHPGFTEMLTMVSEAGYNFGFVTNGWNFTRIYEKLLPHLNSLTGITFSLEGAREETHDMLRGKGSYRRVMQAVSICVVKDIPFTFNTVITSHSRGELNEIAMLAAKLGGRGLRLGHLISTPRIVSENMDISPIERRQTETIICQLQKTFSIPIVMASGYYTTELFPCASLKMEEINIDWRGNVTMCCNLSGHGEDVGNDDIIGNLNEMSFSEAYVSLVEASGKFQKEKLEHYSNGKFRDSDYFPCWFCLNYFKKVDWLKEFSGNPWSRMVWTEVIFA comes from the coding sequence ATGCTTTTATACAGTAATACTACAATGCCGGGAATATTGATAGAACTTACCAATCGCTGTAATTTAAGTTGCCATCATTGCCTTGATGGAAGGCATAGTGGTGACGGAGACCTGAAAATAGAAATCTTAGAAAGAATTCTCCGGAATGCCAGGGGGCATGGCTTTGATTACATCTCCTTTACTGGCGGAGAGCCAACGTTGCATCCCGGATTTACCGAGATGCTCACGATGGTATCAGAAGCTGGATATAACTTTGGCTTTGTAACAAATGGTTGGAATTTTACCCGAATTTATGAGAAGTTGCTCCCGCATCTTAATAGTCTTACTGGAATTACCTTTAGTTTAGAAGGTGCAAGGGAGGAAACACATGACATGCTTCGTGGAAAGGGTTCGTATCGCCGGGTGATGCAGGCAGTAAGCATTTGCGTGGTAAAAGATATTCCCTTCACCTTCAATACGGTCATTACGTCCCACAGTCGGGGTGAATTAAATGAAATAGCCATGCTTGCAGCAAAACTGGGAGGCCGGGGACTCAGGCTTGGCCATCTTATTTCAACTCCCCGAATCGTATCAGAAAATATGGACATTTCGCCGATAGAAAGAAGGCAAACAGAAACTATCATCTGTCAGCTCCAGAAAACATTTTCCATTCCTATTGTTATGGCATCGGGATACTATACGACCGAACTCTTTCCTTGCGCTTCGCTTAAAATGGAAGAGATTAACATCGACTGGCGAGGCAATGTCACCATGTGCTGTAATTTATCGGGACATGGAGAAGATGTGGGAAACGATGATATAATAGGCAATTTGAATGAGATGAGTTTTTCTGAGGCTTATGTAAGTTTGGTTGAGGCTAGTGGGAAATTTCAAAAAGAGAAGCTTGAACACTACAGCAATGGTAAATTTAGAGATTCAGATTATTTTCCCTGTTGGTTCTGTTTGAATTATTTTAAGAAGGTAGACTGGCTGAAAGAGTTTTCGGGAAACCCCTGGTCTCGCATGGTTTGGACGGAAGTGATATTTGCATAA
- the ltrA gene encoding group II intron reverse transcriptase/maturase has protein sequence MLKYHSLRDKVFSLKNLYAAFKHVKKNKGKAGLDRVSIKQFESNLDVNIMSIHQELKTAIYNPAPVLRVYIPKGRHDKRPLGIPIVKDRIVQQAFRQIIEPIFEKGFSDNSFGFRPDRCCHDAIKRLEQYKQEGYTSVLDADIMAFYDTIPHKLIMDSLREKIADGWVLNSIENMLKAGVMEDGIVHETNKGTPQGGVISPLLANLIGDIIDKELEKAGYKFVRYADDFVVMTKTKDELPAALSYVKEIIAGKLGMKLSEDKTKLTNFERGFRFLGYDFKGKYKGISTKSLNKLKSLS, from the coding sequence ATGCTTAAGTATCATTCATTAAGAGACAAGGTGTTTAGTCTGAAAAACCTTTATGCTGCTTTCAAACACGTAAAGAAGAATAAAGGCAAAGCTGGTCTTGACAGGGTAAGTATTAAGCAATTTGAGTCCAATCTTGATGTGAATATCATGAGTATCCATCAGGAACTCAAGACTGCCATATACAACCCTGCGCCTGTCCTGCGGGTATACATCCCCAAAGGCAGGCATGACAAGAGACCTCTTGGCATTCCCATTGTTAAGGACAGGATTGTACAGCAGGCGTTCAGGCAAATCATAGAGCCAATATTTGAGAAAGGATTCTCAGATAACAGCTTTGGATTTCGCCCTGACAGATGCTGTCACGATGCTATCAAACGGCTTGAACAGTATAAGCAGGAAGGGTATACCAGCGTCCTTGATGCCGATATAATGGCATTCTATGACACCATACCCCATAAGCTTATTATGGACTCCTTACGTGAGAAAATTGCTGATGGATGGGTTTTGAACAGTATTGAGAACATGCTCAAGGCAGGGGTCATGGAGGACGGCATCGTGCACGAGACAAACAAAGGCACTCCGCAAGGAGGCGTCATTTCCCCTTTGCTTGCAAACCTTATCGGTGACATCATCGACAAGGAACTTGAAAAGGCTGGATATAAGTTTGTCCGATACGCCGATGATTTCGTTGTCATGACTAAAACAAAAGATGAACTCCCAGCCGCCCTCAGCTATGTCAAAGAAATCATTGCAGGGAAACTTGGAATGAAGCTGAGCGAGGATAAAACCAAGCTCACCAACTTCGAAAGAGGTTTCAGGTTTCTCGGATACGATTTCAAGGGCAAGTATAAGGGTATAAGCACGAAATCACTGAACAAACTCAAGAGCCTGTCCTGA
- a CDS encoding group II intron maturase-specific domain-containing protein, with amino-acid sequence MRDITRRTQGVNLQAIVDTLNPVIRGHVNYFRLGNVQKVYRSLDCWVRMRLRCFKFSRKWRTDNKRFPVHRFFKMGLLSFEREFLKACAKA; translated from the coding sequence ATCAGAGACATCACCAGACGTACACAGGGCGTCAATCTGCAAGCCATTGTTGATACATTAAACCCTGTAATTCGTGGGCATGTCAACTATTTTCGGCTGGGCAATGTACAAAAGGTATATCGCTCATTAGACTGTTGGGTACGCATGAGACTGAGATGTTTCAAGTTCTCAAGAAAATGGAGAACAGACAACAAGCGTTTCCCTGTTCACCGATTCTTTAAAATGGGGTTACTCTCATTCGAAAGAGAATTTCTTAAGGCGTGTGCTAAAGCATGA
- a CDS encoding glycosyltransferase family 2 protein yields MIDEWIEMRKNEKLKNVVAIPVFNESDVYDIIQRVKKVGVEVLVLDDGSTNDIGSSLKDIQSIYVIRHKWNLGYGQTIIDAFNFAINNDYDYLVTIDADGQHEPEEIPQFLSKMPFREYDILSGSRYLLPVNSLQEVPDDRYRINMAVTQMLNDITGFQLTDAFCGFKAYKVEKLKNLILTEPGYGMPVQLWIQAWKAGLEVRELPVKLIYKDLTKRFHGNLANAETRLEYYKKIIETELDGKREREKAENFSNI; encoded by the coding sequence GTGATTGACGAATGGATAGAAATGAGAAAAAATGAAAAATTAAAAAATGTAGTGGCAATACCGGTTTTCAATGAAAGTGATGTTTATGACATTATTCAAAGGGTAAAAAAGGTCGGCGTGGAGGTACTGGTGCTGGACGATGGATCTACCAATGATATTGGTAGTAGTTTAAAGGACATACAGAGCATATATGTCATTAGACATAAATGGAATTTAGGTTATGGGCAAACTATTATCGATGCGTTCAATTTTGCGATAAATAATGATTATGATTACCTGGTGACCATAGATGCTGACGGACAGCATGAACCTGAAGAAATCCCGCAGTTTTTAAGCAAAATGCCCTTTCGCGAGTATGATATACTTTCAGGATCCAGATATCTTCTTCCGGTCAATAGCCTTCAGGAAGTGCCTGATGATCGCTATCGCATTAACATGGCAGTTACACAGATGTTAAATGATATTACCGGATTTCAACTTACTGATGCTTTTTGTGGTTTTAAGGCATATAAGGTGGAAAAATTAAAGAATTTAATCCTGACGGAACCAGGCTATGGCATGCCGGTACAGTTATGGATACAGGCATGGAAGGCTGGGCTGGAAGTAAGGGAACTGCCGGTTAAACTTATCTACAAAGACCTTACGAAACGGTTCCATGGCAATTTAGCAAATGCTGAAACAAGATTAGAGTATTATAAAAAAATTATAGAAACAGAACTTGACGGGAAAAGAGAACGGGAAAAAGCAGAAAATTTTTCTAACATATGA
- a CDS encoding muconolactone Delta-isomerase, which translates to MALLTIEREKEMLFLLKVEVKQMPQMPVKDFLGYVIKEWEYFSRYQRRGKIVAGGKLSGRRGAAAIIDAESNEEVEEIVAKLPLFPFFTEIEITPLVPMEKALQDTRRIHSLMK; encoded by the coding sequence ATGGCGCTTTTAACAATTGAAAGGGAAAAAGAGATGTTGTTTCTTTTGAAGGTTGAAGTAAAACAAATGCCGCAAATGCCGGTAAAGGATTTTCTGGGGTATGTGATAAAAGAGTGGGAGTATTTTTCACGGTATCAGAGGCGAGGAAAGATTGTGGCAGGCGGAAAACTTTCAGGCAGGAGAGGCGCCGCAGCGATTATCGATGCCGAATCGAATGAAGAAGTGGAAGAGATTGTAGCAAAGTTGCCACTCTTCCCTTTTTTTACAGAGATAGAAATTACGCCACTCGTACCAATGGAAAAAGCATTACAAGACACCAGGAGAATTCATTCCCTTATGAAATAG
- the fabG gene encoding 3-oxoacyl-[acyl-carrier-protein] reductase, with the protein MQFKDKVAIVTGGTRGIGKAIVWELAKNGCNVAFNYSKNVEAANALVKEIETLGVKGKSFQVDAVSFNGAKDMVKEVKELFGKVDFLINNAGITRDKLLALMSESDWDDVINTNLKSVYNFSKALIMPFIKQKSGSIVNITSVSGIMGMAGQVNYSSSKAGMIGFTKALAKEVGKANITVNAIACGFIETNMTDVLPQEYKTKMIEMIPVKRFGLPEEVAKLVKFLLSEDAKYITGQVINVDGGLAM; encoded by the coding sequence ATGCAATTCAAGGACAAGGTAGCCATTGTAACTGGCGGTACACGCGGGATTGGCAAAGCTATTGTATGGGAACTTGCAAAGAATGGTTGCAATGTTGCCTTTAATTACAGCAAAAATGTGGAGGCGGCCAATGCGCTGGTGAAGGAAATTGAAACATTGGGAGTGAAAGGGAAGTCGTTTCAGGTGGATGCGGTGAGTTTTAACGGCGCGAAGGATATGGTAAAAGAAGTGAAAGAGTTATTTGGGAAAGTAGATTTTCTGATAAACAATGCAGGCATCACCCGTGACAAACTCCTGGCGCTTATGTCGGAAAGTGACTGGGATGACGTAATAAATACCAATCTTAAGAGCGTATACAATTTCTCAAAGGCATTGATAATGCCTTTTATAAAACAGAAGTCTGGCAGCATTGTTAATATAACATCGGTAAGCGGCATTATGGGAATGGCCGGTCAGGTGAATTATTCTTCCTCCAAGGCCGGCATGATTGGCTTTACCAAGGCATTGGCAAAGGAGGTGGGCAAGGCGAATATTACGGTGAATGCCATTGCCTGTGGGTTTATTGAAACGAACATGACGGACGTTTTGCCGCAGGAATATAAAACAAAGATGATTGAAATGATTCCGGTAAAAAGATTTGGTTTGCCGGAGGAAGTTGCAAAATTGGTAAAATTCCTCTTATCTGAAGATGCAAAATACATTACCGGCCAGGTAATTAATGTCGATGGTGGTTTGGCAATGTAG